The Ptiloglossa arizonensis isolate GNS036 chromosome 13, iyPtiAriz1_principal, whole genome shotgun sequence genome window below encodes:
- the LOC143153863 gene encoding glucose dehydrogenase [FAD, quinone] — MGIVTAATVAVKGATILLGKVAIVPILIAALAYFNYDLMDPENQPKVTKNLRREYDFVVIGGGSAGSVVVNRLSENPEWSVLLLEAGGHETEITDVPILSLYLHKSKIDWKYKTQPQKSACQAMVDQRCCWTRGKVLGGSSVLNTMLYIRGNRRDFDQWESFGNTGWGYKDVLPYFKKSEDQRNPYLARNKYHNTGGYLTIQDAPYNTPLGVAFLQAGEEMGYNLVDVNGEQQTGFAFYQFTMRRGARCSTAKAFVRPIQLRKNFHLSLWSHVTRVLIDPRNKRAYGVEFIREGRREVVYARKEVILAAGAINSPQLLMLSGIGPRQHLEELGIPVIHDSPGVGRNLQDHIAVGGLTFLIDYEISVVMSRLVNINTALRYAITEDGPLTSNVGLEAVGFISTKYANQSDDWPDIEFMLTSSSTNSDGGTHVKNAHGLTDEFYNEVFSKINSHDVFGVFPMMLRPKSRGFIKLRSKNPLEHPLMYHNYLTHPDDMRVLREGVKAAVAFGETSSMRRFGSRFHSQPPPNCKHLPLFTDEYWECLVRQYTMTIYHMSCTAKMGPPTDPMAVVDPELRVYGVAGLRVIDASIMPTITNGNINAPVIMIGEKGADMIKKQWLSRRKRDNVTIAGS, encoded by the exons atgggaATTGTGACGGCTGCTACGGTGGCGGTAAAGGGCGCCACGATTCTTCTCGGTAAGGTAGCCATAGTTCCTATACTGATAGCGGCTCTCGCTTACTTTAATTACGATCTAATGGATCCTGAGAATCAACcaaaagtaacgaagaatctCAGGAGAGAGTACGATTTCGTGGTGATCGGCGGTGGATCAGCTGGAAGCGTTGTTGTGAATAGGTTGTCGGAGAATCCAGAATGGAGCGTGTTACTGCTGGAGGCTGGAGGCCACGAGACAGAGATAACCGACGTACCGATATTGTCCCTTTACTTGCACAAGAGTAAAATAGACTGGAAGTACAAAACGCAGCCACAGAAATCAGCCTGCCAGGCGATGGTGGATCAACGATGCTGCTGGACCAGAGGAAAG GTACTGGGGGGTTCGAGTGTGCTCAACACGATGCTCTACATTCGAGGAAATCGTCGTGATTTCGACCAATGGGAGAGCTTTGGGAACACCGGTTGGGGTTACAAGGACGTTCTGCCCTACTTTAAGAAATCGGAAGACCAAAGGAATCCATATTTAGCTCGTAACAAATATCACAATACAG GAGGATACCTGACGATTCAAGATGCACCGTACAACACACCTCTAGGCGTGGCCTTTCTGCAAGCCGGCGAGGAGATGGGATACAATTTGGTCGACGTGAACGGCGAGCAACAAACCGGCTTCGCGTTTTATCAATTCACAATGAGAAGAGGAGCGAGATGCAGCACAGCGAAGGCGTTCGTCAGACCCATCCAGTTGAGAAAGAACTTTCATCTGTCTTTGTGGAGTCACGTAACCCGTGTACTGATAGATCCGCGGAACAAACGAGCCTACGGTGTGGAGTTCATCAGGGAAGGTCGCAGAGAGGTCGTCTACGCGAGGAAAGAGGTGATCCTGGCAGCTGGGGCAATAAACTCGCCTCAGCTGTTGATGCTCTCGGGGATCGGGCCCCGACAACACCTCGAGGAACTCGGTATCCCTGTGATTCACGACTCGCCGGGTGTTGGAAGGAACCTGCAGGATCACATAGCGGTTGGTGGTCTCACTTTTCTCATCGATTACGAGATCAGTGTGGTGATGAGTCGTCTGGTGAACATCAACACAGCCTTACGGTACGCAATCACCGAGGACGGTCCTTTGACCTCTAACGTCGGCTTGGAAGCGGTTGGGTTCATCTCTACCAAGTACGCGAACCAATCCGACGACTGGCCGGACATCGAGTTCATGCTGACCTCCTCGTCGACGAACTCGGACGGTGGCACTCATGTGAAGAACGCTCACGGACTGACCGACGAGTTCTACAACGAGGTGTTCAGTAAGATCAACAGCCATGACGTGTTCGGTGTGTTCCCTATGATGCTCAGACCCAAATCACGGGGATTCATCAAGCTCAGATCGAAGAATCCATTGGAGCACCCGTTGATGTACCACAACTACCTAACTCATCCTGACGATATGAGGGTGTTGAGGGAGGGTGTCAAGGCAGCAGTTGCCTTCGGAGAGACCAGCAGTATGAGACGTTTCGGATCCAGGTTCCACAGCCAACCACCGCCCAATTGCAAACACCTACCACTGTTCACCGACGAGTATTGGGAATGTCTCGTTCGACAGTACACCATGACCATTTATCACATGAGCTGTACCGCCAAAATGGGACCACCGACCGACCCAATGGCTGTGGTAGATCCCGAGTTGAGGGTTTACGGGGTTGCTGGGTTGAGGGTGATCGACGCGTCCATCATGCCGACTATCACGAACGGGAACATCAACGCACCCGTGATCATGATCGGGGAGAAAGGCGCGGATATGATTAAGAAACAGTGGCTGTCGCGTCGGAAGAGGGACAACGTCACGATCGCTGGCTCTTGA